From one Nonomuraea polychroma genomic stretch:
- a CDS encoding aminotransferase class V-fold PLP-dependent enzyme → MSTLTIFSSVPAQAAESPAAESRPIPAVLGADLQVPVKGGRLVGYANLDYAASAPCLEPVSAAVAAALPAYSSVHRGAGYASQLTTSRYEQARQTVKAFVGARSDDAVIFTRNTTDATNLLAGCLPADTTTVVFDTEHHASLLPWRKSVRLAPPAFPGEAVRAADEALAGIEGPKLLVVTAASNVTGELWPIAALAHIAHRHGARILVDAAQLVPHRRLNLTALDLDYVAFSGHKLYAPFGAGALVGRRDWLAEGEPYLKGGGAVRSVEDVAEWHEDPEPRHEAGTPNVLGAIALAAACDALTATGWTALVREEERLLARLRSGLASIEGVRELSLWGDDHPRVGIVSFTVDGYSAREVAEVLSSQYGIGVRDGKFCAHPFVRHLLGTANGGCQDGTASAVRASIGIGTTQEHVDRLVEALRDLVSR, encoded by the coding sequence GTGTCCACACTGACGATCTTCAGCTCCGTCCCCGCCCAGGCCGCTGAGTCCCCGGCCGCCGAGAGCCGGCCGATCCCCGCCGTGCTCGGCGCGGACCTGCAGGTGCCGGTCAAGGGCGGCAGGCTGGTCGGGTACGCCAACCTGGACTACGCGGCCAGCGCGCCCTGTTTGGAGCCGGTCAGCGCTGCCGTCGCCGCCGCCCTCCCGGCCTACTCCAGCGTGCACCGCGGCGCCGGCTACGCCTCCCAGCTCACCACCTCCAGGTACGAGCAGGCCCGCCAGACGGTCAAGGCGTTCGTCGGCGCCCGCTCGGACGACGCCGTGATCTTCACCCGCAACACCACAGACGCCACGAACCTGCTGGCCGGCTGCCTGCCCGCGGACACGACCACGGTGGTCTTCGACACCGAGCACCACGCCTCCCTGCTGCCCTGGCGGAAGTCCGTACGGCTGGCGCCGCCCGCCTTCCCCGGCGAGGCCGTGCGCGCCGCCGACGAGGCGCTGGCCGGGATCGAAGGGCCGAAGTTGCTCGTGGTCACCGCCGCGTCCAACGTCACCGGTGAGCTCTGGCCCATCGCCGCCCTGGCTCACATCGCGCACCGGCACGGGGCGCGCATCCTGGTGGACGCCGCGCAGCTCGTACCGCATCGGCGGCTCAACCTGACCGCGCTCGACCTGGACTACGTGGCCTTCTCCGGGCACAAGCTGTACGCGCCGTTCGGGGCGGGGGCGCTGGTGGGGCGGCGGGACTGGCTGGCCGAGGGCGAGCCGTACCTCAAGGGCGGGGGCGCGGTGCGCTCGGTCGAAGACGTCGCGGAGTGGCACGAGGACCCCGAGCCGCGCCACGAGGCCGGCACCCCGAACGTGCTGGGCGCGATCGCGCTGGCCGCCGCCTGCGACGCGCTGACCGCCACCGGCTGGACGGCGCTGGTACGCGAGGAGGAGCGGCTGCTGGCCCGGCTGCGGTCGGGGCTGGCCTCGATCGAGGGCGTGCGGGAGCTGTCACTGTGGGGGGACGATCACCCGCGGGTGGGAATCGTGTCGTTCACCGTGGACGGGTACTCGGCTCGTGAGGTGGCCGAGGTGTTGTCCAGCCAGTACGGCATCGGGGTGCGCGACGGGAAGTTCTGCGCGCACCCGTTCGTGCGGCACCTGCTGGGCACCGCCAACGGCGGCTGCCAGGACGGCACGGCCTCCGCGGTACGGGCCTCGATCGGCATCGGGACCACGCAGGAGCACGTTGACCGGCTCGTCGAGGCGCTACGGGACCTCGTCTCCCGCTGA
- a CDS encoding DoxX family protein yields the protein MKKVLFDIAVLIARVATGVVFMAHGLQKWQHGLGATTQDFREMGIPLPELSAGFASIVETVGGLFLILGLLVRPVGLLLFINMLGAIAFVHWGKGIMVTEGGWELAGALGALVLLFAAVGGGRIGLDALFGMIFRRRAQRRAEEGSVGAHRRGGAMGSTETMGGRGGPLTPSEPTTREKPNVPRQPTGPRSGVGDHDEEMRDIDALVSDDDQPEHRKPPNR from the coding sequence ATGAAGAAGGTTCTGTTCGATATAGCGGTCTTGATCGCGCGGGTGGCGACCGGCGTGGTCTTCATGGCGCATGGCCTGCAGAAGTGGCAGCACGGACTCGGCGCCACGACGCAGGACTTCAGGGAGATGGGTATCCCGTTGCCCGAACTCTCGGCCGGCTTCGCCAGCATCGTGGAGACCGTGGGCGGCCTTTTCCTGATCCTCGGGCTGCTGGTGCGACCGGTCGGCCTGCTGCTGTTCATCAATATGCTCGGCGCGATCGCCTTCGTGCACTGGGGAAAAGGGATCATGGTGACCGAGGGCGGCTGGGAGCTGGCGGGTGCGCTGGGCGCCCTGGTTCTGCTGTTCGCGGCGGTCGGCGGCGGGCGGATCGGACTCGACGCGTTGTTCGGGATGATCTTCCGGCGCCGGGCACAGCGCCGGGCCGAGGAGGGCAGCGTGGGCGCCCACCGACGCGGCGGGGCCATGGGCAGCACCGAGACGATGGGCGGCCGAGGTGGTCCGTTGACGCCCTCGGAGCCCACCACGCGGGAGAAGCCGAACGTGCCCAGGCAGCCGACCGGGCCCCGGTCCGGCGTGGGCGACCACGACGAGGAGATGCGGGACATCGACGCCCTGGTCTCCGACGACGACCAGCCGGAACACCGCAAGCCGCCGAACCGGTGA
- a CDS encoding NADH-quinone oxidoreductase subunit D yields the protein MTERVVGIGAGAKELATEDMILNIGPQHPSTHGVLRLRLTLDGERIATAEPIIGYMHRGAEKLFEVRDYRQIIMLANRHDWLAGFANELGVVLAAERLLGMEPPVRAVWARTLLAELNRVLSHLMFLGSYPLELGAMTPIFYSFNERERIQAVMEEISGGRMHYMFNRVGGLKEDLPLGWLDRVSEAVAETRRRVPVIEDLILHNDIFLARTKGVGVLTQEQIMQYGVSGPIARASGVDFDLRRDDPYLAYPELPVKVVTGSGGDCHARFEVLFEQLKVSLELADACVERLRSLPPGPINQRLPKVLKVPEGHTYAWTENPLGINGYYLVSKGDKTPWRLKLRSASYSNIQVLREMLPGHLVADMVAILGSMFFVVGDIDK from the coding sequence ATGACGGAACGCGTGGTCGGAATCGGTGCGGGCGCCAAGGAGCTGGCCACCGAGGACATGATCCTCAACATCGGCCCGCAGCACCCGTCAACGCACGGGGTGCTCAGGCTGCGGCTCACACTGGACGGCGAGCGCATCGCCACGGCCGAGCCGATCATCGGCTACATGCACCGGGGCGCGGAGAAGTTGTTCGAGGTCCGCGACTACCGTCAGATCATCATGCTGGCCAACCGGCACGACTGGCTGGCGGGGTTCGCGAACGAGCTGGGCGTGGTGCTCGCCGCCGAACGGCTGCTCGGCATGGAGCCGCCGGTCCGGGCCGTGTGGGCGCGTACGCTGCTGGCCGAGCTCAACCGCGTGCTCAGCCACCTGATGTTCCTCGGGTCCTATCCGCTGGAGCTCGGGGCGATGACGCCGATCTTCTACTCCTTCAACGAACGTGAGCGCATCCAGGCGGTCATGGAGGAGATCTCCGGCGGGCGCATGCACTACATGTTCAACCGCGTCGGCGGGCTCAAGGAGGACCTGCCGCTCGGCTGGCTGGACCGGGTGTCGGAGGCGGTCGCGGAGACCCGCCGCCGCGTGCCGGTCATCGAGGACCTCATCCTGCACAACGACATCTTCCTGGCCCGTACCAAGGGCGTCGGGGTGCTCACGCAGGAACAGATCATGCAGTACGGGGTCAGCGGCCCCATCGCCCGCGCCTCCGGGGTGGACTTCGACCTGCGCCGCGACGATCCGTACCTGGCCTACCCCGAGTTGCCCGTCAAGGTCGTCACCGGGAGCGGGGGCGACTGCCATGCCCGCTTCGAGGTGCTGTTCGAGCAGCTCAAAGTCTCGCTGGAGCTGGCCGACGCCTGCGTCGAGCGGCTGCGCTCGCTGCCGCCGGGGCCGATCAACCAGCGGCTGCCCAAGGTGCTCAAGGTGCCTGAGGGGCACACGTACGCGTGGACCGAGAACCCGCTCGGCATCAACGGCTACTACCTGGTCTCCAAGGGCGACAAGACGCCGTGGCGGCTCAAGCTGCGCTCCGCCTCGTACAGCAACATCCAGGTGCTGCGGGAGATGTTGCCGGGGCACCTGGTGGCCGACATGGTGGCCATCCTCGGCTCGATGTTCTTCGTCGTGGGTGATATCGACAAGTGA
- a CDS encoding acyltransferase family protein codes for MTSKDAGNQERDKYVDWLRALSLVVVVVWHWAFTILVWKPHGPEPTSPLGFTSGLWILTWLLQVLPLFFYVGGHVHLLSWHRAKQRGVGIGSFVWRRIRALALPALFLSGVWVAIGSAVTFTFQVDWMWRVVLLVLSPLWFLGVYLVLIALLPVALWLHQRYDVLTLIWLGGAALVVDVVRFRYGVDWVGWLNMIIVWGLAHQAGFFYDRIVALPRRYDVALLWTGLFALFGLVYSGIYPGSMVGVPGDKWSNMAPPTFVIVALLLFQIGLVEVLRPAMERVLERPGWRRVNDFINRYALPLFLFHTTGMAISLGLSWWLLGTLGSTIPPDGEWWIERPIAIIGPLICTAPVIYLFGRRRTPITRRRNEEIGGSVGSEHG; via the coding sequence GTGACATCCAAGGACGCGGGCAACCAGGAACGCGACAAATACGTCGATTGGCTTCGCGCGCTGAGCCTGGTCGTCGTGGTGGTGTGGCACTGGGCGTTCACGATCCTGGTGTGGAAACCGCACGGCCCTGAGCCGACCAGCCCGCTCGGCTTCACGTCTGGGCTGTGGATCCTCACCTGGCTGCTGCAGGTGCTGCCGCTGTTCTTCTATGTCGGCGGGCACGTGCACCTGCTGTCCTGGCACCGGGCCAAGCAGCGCGGCGTCGGCATCGGGTCGTTCGTCTGGCGGCGGATCCGGGCTCTGGCTTTACCCGCGTTGTTCCTGTCCGGCGTGTGGGTCGCGATCGGGTCGGCGGTCACGTTCACGTTCCAGGTGGACTGGATGTGGCGGGTGGTGCTGCTGGTACTCAGCCCTCTGTGGTTCCTGGGGGTCTACCTCGTGCTGATCGCGCTGCTTCCCGTGGCACTCTGGCTGCACCAGCGCTACGACGTGCTGACCCTGATCTGGCTCGGCGGGGCGGCCCTGGTGGTGGACGTGGTGCGCTTCCGGTACGGCGTGGACTGGGTGGGCTGGCTCAACATGATCATCGTGTGGGGGCTGGCGCACCAGGCCGGATTCTTCTACGACCGGATCGTGGCCCTGCCCAGGCGCTACGACGTCGCCCTGCTGTGGACCGGGCTGTTCGCCCTGTTCGGGCTGGTGTACTCGGGCATCTACCCGGGCTCGATGGTGGGTGTGCCCGGCGACAAATGGTCAAACATGGCGCCGCCGACCTTCGTGATCGTGGCCCTGCTGCTGTTCCAGATCGGGCTGGTCGAGGTGCTCCGGCCGGCGATGGAGCGAGTGCTCGAACGGCCTGGCTGGCGCCGGGTCAACGACTTCATCAACCGGTACGCGCTGCCGTTGTTCCTGTTCCACACCACCGGGATGGCCATCTCACTGGGCCTGTCGTGGTGGCTCCTCGGCACCCTCGGCAGCACGATCCCGCCGGACGGGGAATGGTGGATCGAGCGCCCCATCGCCATCATCGGGCCGCTCATCTGCACCGCCCCGGTCATCTACCTCTTCGGCCGCCGCCGCACGCCGATCACGCGCAGGCGGAACGAGGAGATCGGCGGCTCCGTAGGCTCGGAGCATGGCTGA
- a CDS encoding DUF3180 domain-containing protein, protein MRPTHPGHLVGILVIVSLLSWAVVRQFYSGLFLLPWTAIPTVLLLAIGEGYSAWVTKARIARKPGTKPVEPLAVARLAALAKASAYAGTLFGGLFAGFALYTVQILDRETPRSEFFIATGSFLACTALVCAALYLEHSCRTPKDPQDSQPPT, encoded by the coding sequence TTGAGGCCCACGCACCCCGGCCACCTGGTCGGCATCCTCGTCATCGTCTCGCTGCTGTCGTGGGCGGTGGTCCGGCAGTTCTACTCCGGCCTGTTCCTTCTGCCGTGGACGGCGATCCCGACCGTGTTGTTGCTGGCCATCGGCGAGGGCTACAGCGCCTGGGTCACCAAGGCGAGGATCGCCAGGAAACCGGGGACCAAGCCGGTGGAGCCGCTGGCGGTGGCCAGGCTGGCCGCGCTGGCGAAGGCGTCGGCGTACGCGGGGACGCTGTTCGGCGGGCTGTTCGCCGGGTTCGCGCTCTACACGGTGCAGATCCTGGACCGCGAGACGCCGCGTTCGGAGTTCTTCATCGCGACGGGCTCGTTCCTGGCCTGCACGGCGCTGGTCTGCGCCGCGCTCTACCTGGAGCACTCGTGCCGCACCCCGAAGGATCCGCAGGACAGTCAGCCACCGACATAG
- the folK gene encoding 2-amino-4-hydroxy-6-hydroxymethyldihydropteridine diphosphokinase, which yields MKAVLALGSNLGNRFQILQGAVDVLFDAPDLEFVAASPVYETDPVGGPPGQDPYLNAVVIAETTLEPHALLERALSVENAFGREREERWGPRTLDVDLIVVGDLVCDDPELTLPHPRAHERAFVLVPWAEADPQGTVPGHGGVRDLLEGLDKQGVRLRPDLTLQRPD from the coding sequence ATGAAGGCCGTCCTCGCGCTGGGCAGCAACCTGGGCAACAGGTTCCAGATCTTGCAGGGTGCCGTGGACGTCCTGTTCGACGCGCCTGACCTGGAGTTCGTCGCGGCGTCGCCGGTTTACGAGACCGACCCGGTCGGCGGTCCCCCGGGGCAGGATCCCTATCTCAACGCCGTCGTGATCGCCGAGACCACCTTGGAGCCGCACGCGCTGCTGGAGCGGGCGCTGAGCGTGGAAAACGCCTTCGGGCGGGAGCGGGAGGAGCGCTGGGGACCCCGCACGCTGGACGTGGATCTGATCGTCGTGGGCGACCTCGTCTGCGACGACCCCGAGCTGACGTTGCCGCATCCGCGGGCCCATGAGCGCGCGTTCGTGCTCGTGCCGTGGGCTGAGGCCGACCCGCAGGGCACGGTGCCCGGCCACGGCGGGGTGCGCGACTTGCTGGAAGGGCTCGACAAGCAAGGGGTGCGCCTGCGCCCCGATCTCACGCTGCAGAGGCCGGATTGA
- the folB gene encoding dihydroneopterin aldolase produces the protein MSADRIALKGLRARGRHGVLAAERELGQEFVIDATLFLDTAPAAAGDDLTKTVHYGELAEALVAVVEGEPVELIETLAQRLADVCLASELVHKAEVSVHKPAAPIPLPFDDVIVTIERSRS, from the coding sequence TTGAGCGCTGATCGCATCGCTCTCAAGGGCCTGCGGGCCAGGGGGAGGCACGGTGTGCTCGCTGCCGAGCGGGAGCTCGGCCAGGAGTTCGTGATCGACGCGACGCTGTTCCTCGACACCGCGCCCGCCGCGGCCGGCGACGACCTGACGAAGACCGTCCACTACGGGGAGCTGGCCGAGGCCCTGGTCGCGGTCGTGGAGGGCGAGCCGGTCGAGCTGATCGAGACTCTGGCGCAGCGGCTGGCCGATGTGTGCCTGGCCAGCGAGCTGGTGCACAAGGCCGAGGTGAGCGTGCACAAGCCGGCGGCGCCGATCCCGCTGCCGTTCGACGATGTGATCGTGACGATCGAGCGGAGCCGCTCATGA
- a CDS encoding nuclear transport factor 2 family protein, protein MSVDTAAIETVNQEFYAAIESGDLDKMTDIWAEDTADDQVSCVHPGWTLLAGRSEVLRSWALIMANTTYIQFVLTDVNTTVLGDVAVLTCVENILTAGEEGEASFAAGKVVASNVYIRTPQGWRLWMHHGSPVLQGDDDEEEEGELER, encoded by the coding sequence ATGAGCGTCGACACGGCCGCGATCGAGACGGTCAACCAGGAGTTCTACGCCGCCATCGAGAGCGGCGATCTCGACAAGATGACCGACATCTGGGCGGAGGACACCGCCGACGACCAGGTGAGCTGCGTGCACCCCGGCTGGACGCTGCTGGCCGGCCGGTCGGAGGTGCTGCGGTCGTGGGCGCTGATCATGGCCAACACCACCTACATCCAGTTCGTGCTGACCGATGTCAACACGACCGTGCTGGGCGACGTGGCCGTGCTCACCTGCGTGGAGAACATTCTGACGGCCGGCGAGGAGGGTGAGGCGAGCTTCGCCGCGGGCAAGGTGGTGGCGAGCAACGTCTACATCCGCACCCCGCAGGGCTGGCGGCTGTGGATGCACCACGGGTCGCCGGTGCTCCAGGGAGACGACGACGAGGAGGAGGAAGGCGAGCTTGAGCGCTGA
- the folP gene encoding dihydropteroate synthase, whose product MGVVNVTPDSFSDGGMWFDETAAIRHGLELVEEGADIVDVGGESTRPGAARVSLDEELARVVPVISALAAEGVPVSVDTMRAEVAMAAVEAGARLVNDVSGGLADPEMPRVVAATGVPYVVMHWRGHSHDMETRAVYTDVVTEVREELSKRVDLVLAEGVSREQIVLDPGLGFAKNAEHNWAVLAGIQQLAELGYPLLIGASRKRFLGRLLAAPDGTPRPFSRSDDATLAVTALAAHAGAWCVRVHEVGPNADAVRVAAAWKRAGAGT is encoded by the coding sequence ATGGGCGTGGTCAATGTGACACCCGATTCCTTCTCCGACGGCGGGATGTGGTTCGACGAGACCGCAGCCATCCGCCACGGCCTGGAGCTGGTCGAGGAGGGGGCCGACATCGTCGACGTGGGCGGTGAGTCCACGCGTCCAGGGGCGGCCAGGGTCTCGCTGGACGAGGAGCTGGCCAGGGTCGTCCCGGTGATCAGCGCGCTGGCCGCGGAGGGGGTGCCGGTCAGCGTCGACACGATGCGCGCGGAGGTCGCCATGGCCGCGGTCGAGGCGGGCGCGCGGCTGGTCAACGACGTGAGCGGCGGCCTTGCCGATCCGGAGATGCCGCGCGTGGTGGCGGCGACCGGTGTTCCCTACGTGGTGATGCATTGGCGCGGCCACAGCCATGACATGGAGACCAGGGCCGTCTACACGGATGTGGTCACAGAGGTGCGCGAGGAGCTGAGCAAACGGGTGGACCTGGTGCTGGCCGAGGGGGTTTCGCGGGAGCAGATCGTGCTCGACCCCGGCCTCGGCTTCGCCAAGAACGCCGAGCACAACTGGGCGGTGCTGGCCGGGATCCAGCAGTTGGCCGAGTTGGGCTACCCGCTGCTCATCGGGGCGTCGCGCAAACGGTTCCTGGGGCGGCTGCTGGCCGCGCCTGACGGCACCCCCCGTCCGTTCAGCCGCAGTGACGACGCCACGCTGGCCGTGACCGCGCTGGCCGCACACGCGGGTGCCTGGTGCGTACGTGTGCACGAGGTCGGCCCCAACGCCGATGCCGTGCGCGTGGCCGCCGCATGGAAGAGAGCGGGAGCAGGCACATGA
- the folE gene encoding GTP cyclohydrolase I FolE: MRLPDPVRKDVCVTQHDVDLARIEKAVREILYAIGEDPDRDGLVETPARVARAMAEQYSGLGLTPEDVLNKVFDVDHDEMILVKDIEVYSNCEHHLVPFHGLAHVGYIPNESGQVTGLSKLARLVDVFARRPQVQERMTSQIADALMRVLEPRGVIVVIEAEHLCMTMRGVRKPGAKTVTSAVRGDFRTSDKTRSEAMALILGR; this comes from the coding sequence GTGAGACTGCCTGACCCCGTACGGAAAGATGTTTGCGTGACACAGCACGACGTTGACCTGGCCAGGATCGAGAAGGCCGTCCGCGAGATCCTCTATGCCATCGGCGAGGATCCCGACCGCGACGGCCTTGTCGAGACCCCTGCCCGGGTCGCCAGGGCCATGGCCGAGCAGTATTCAGGGCTCGGCCTGACGCCCGAGGACGTGCTCAACAAGGTCTTCGATGTCGATCACGACGAGATGATCCTCGTGAAGGACATCGAGGTCTATTCGAACTGCGAACATCATCTGGTGCCGTTCCACGGACTGGCGCACGTGGGCTACATCCCCAACGAGAGCGGGCAGGTGACGGGGCTGTCGAAGCTGGCCCGCCTCGTGGACGTCTTTGCCCGCCGCCCCCAGGTCCAGGAGCGCATGACCTCCCAGATCGCCGACGCGCTCATGCGGGTGCTGGAGCCCCGCGGGGTGATCGTGGTCATCGAGGCCGAGCATCTGTGCATGACCATGCGCGGCGTACGCAAGCCAGGCGCCAAGACCGTCACGTCGGCGGTCCGCGGCGACTTCCGTACCAGCGACAAGACCCGATCCGAGGCGATGGCGCTCATCCTCGGGCGCTGA
- the ftsH gene encoding ATP-dependent zinc metalloprotease FtsH produces the protein MDLKRFTRGPLLWILGIVVLLLLVTQLWSGGGNFKQADTSLVLQQIRAGNVSNAKIVDKDNRIEVTLHNAVAVRQGDQPTKLIQSDWVTGYGSKLTDELQAQVDAKKTKSFTTEVPQENFLVSLLVSFLPIVIIVLLFLFIMNQMQGGGSRVMNFGKSKAKLITKDTPKTTFADVAGADEAIEELQEIKEFLQAPAKFQAIGAKIPKGVLLYGPPGTGKTLLARAVAGEAGVPFYSISGSDFVEMFVGVGASRVRDLFEQAKANAPAIIFIDEIDAVGRHRGAGLGGGHDEREQTLNQLLVEMDGFDVKGGVILIAATNRPDILDPALLRPGRFDRQVTVDRPDLEGRKGILKVHGRGKPFAPDVDLDVIARRTPGFTGADLANVINEAALLTARADDKLITMDVLEESIDRVMAGPERKSRVMSDKEKKMIAYHEGGHALVAHALPNSDPVHKITILSRGRALGYTMTLPMEDKFLATRSEMMDQLAMLLGGRAAEELVFHEPTTGASNDIEKATAVARRMVVEYGMSEQLGARKFGSGNAEVFLGREMGHERDYSEKIASTIDEEVRRMIETAHDQAWDILVEYRDVLDNLVLELMEKETLSREQVLQIFSPVVVKEHRPSYAGYGKRLPSDRPPILTPKEKQSANGSLTGGHQDALPSGETA, from the coding sequence ATGGATCTCAAGCGATTTACACGTGGGCCACTGCTGTGGATCCTGGGCATCGTCGTGCTGCTCCTGCTCGTCACCCAGCTGTGGAGTGGCGGCGGTAATTTCAAGCAGGCCGACACGTCCTTGGTTCTCCAGCAGATTCGCGCCGGGAACGTTAGCAACGCGAAGATTGTCGACAAGGACAACCGCATCGAGGTAACGCTGCACAACGCGGTCGCGGTCAGGCAGGGCGATCAGCCGACGAAGCTGATCCAGTCCGACTGGGTGACCGGTTACGGCAGCAAGCTGACCGACGAGCTGCAGGCGCAGGTCGACGCCAAGAAGACCAAGAGCTTCACAACCGAGGTGCCGCAGGAGAACTTCCTGGTCAGCCTTCTGGTGAGCTTCCTGCCGATCGTCATCATCGTGTTGCTCTTCCTGTTCATCATGAACCAGATGCAGGGCGGCGGCTCGCGGGTGATGAACTTCGGCAAGTCGAAGGCCAAGCTCATCACCAAGGACACCCCCAAGACCACGTTCGCCGACGTCGCGGGGGCCGACGAGGCCATCGAGGAGCTCCAGGAGATCAAGGAGTTCCTGCAGGCCCCGGCCAAGTTCCAGGCGATCGGCGCCAAGATCCCCAAGGGCGTGCTGCTGTACGGCCCGCCCGGCACCGGCAAGACCCTGCTGGCCCGAGCCGTCGCGGGCGAGGCCGGCGTGCCGTTCTACTCGATCTCCGGTTCGGACTTCGTCGAGATGTTCGTCGGTGTCGGCGCCTCCCGTGTGCGAGACCTGTTCGAGCAGGCGAAGGCCAACGCGCCGGCGATCATCTTCATCGACGAGATCGACGCCGTCGGCCGCCACCGCGGCGCCGGCCTGGGCGGCGGTCACGACGAGCGCGAGCAGACGCTCAACCAGCTGCTCGTCGAGATGGACGGCTTCGACGTCAAGGGCGGCGTGATCCTCATCGCCGCGACCAACCGGCCGGACATCCTGGACCCGGCGCTGCTGCGCCCGGGCCGTTTCGACCGGCAGGTCACCGTCGACCGCCCCGACCTGGAGGGCCGCAAGGGCATCCTCAAGGTCCACGGCCGCGGCAAGCCGTTCGCGCCCGACGTCGACCTCGACGTCATCGCGCGCCGCACCCCCGGGTTCACCGGCGCCGACCTGGCCAACGTGATCAACGAGGCCGCCCTGCTCACCGCGCGGGCGGACGACAAGCTGATCACGATGGACGTCCTCGAGGAGTCGATCGACCGCGTCATGGCAGGGCCCGAGCGCAAGTCGCGGGTCATGTCGGACAAGGAAAAGAAGATGATCGCCTACCACGAGGGCGGTCACGCGCTGGTGGCGCACGCGCTGCCCAACTCCGACCCGGTCCACAAGATCACGATCCTGTCCCGCGGCCGCGCCCTCGGCTACACGATGACGCTGCCGATGGAGGACAAGTTCCTGGCCACCAGGTCGGAGATGATGGACCAGCTCGCGATGTTGCTCGGCGGCCGCGCGGCGGAGGAGCTCGTCTTCCACGAGCCCACCACCGGCGCCTCCAACGACATCGAGAAGGCCACCGCGGTCGCCCGCCGCATGGTGGTCGAGTACGGCATGAGCGAGCAGCTCGGCGCCCGTAAGTTCGGCAGCGGCAACGCCGAGGTGTTCCTGGGCCGCGAGATGGGCCACGAGCGCGACTACTCCGAGAAGATCGCTTCCACGATCGACGAGGAGGTCCGCCGGATGATCGAGACGGCGCACGACCAGGCGTGGGACATCCTGGTCGAATACCGCGACGTGCTCGACAACCTGGTGCTCGAGCTCATGGAGAAGGAGACCCTCTCCCGCGAGCAGGTGCTGCAGATCTTCTCGCCGGTGGTCGTCAAGGAGCACCGCCCGTCCTATGCGGGTTACGGCAAGCGGCTCCCGTCGGACCGCCCGCCGATCCTGACCCCTAAGGAGAAGCAGTCGGCCAACGGCTCGCTCACCGGTGGCCACCAGGACGCCTTGCCCTCCGGTGAGACTGCCTGA
- the hpt gene encoding hypoxanthine phosphoribosyltransferase: protein MDAADMGNDLEKVLIPQDELQSKIKELAGRIDEDYAGKDLLLVGVLKGAVMVMADLARALHVPVQMDWMAVSSYGAGTKSSGVVRVLKDLDTDIMNRHVLIVEDIIDSGLTLHWLLENLKSRNPASLEICTALRKPDAVKVPIDVKYVGFDIPNEFVIGYGLDYAERYRNLPFIGTLAPHVYK from the coding sequence GTGGACGCTGCCGACATGGGCAATGACCTGGAGAAGGTCCTCATCCCGCAGGATGAGCTCCAGTCCAAGATCAAAGAGCTTGCCGGGCGGATCGACGAGGACTACGCGGGCAAGGACTTGCTGCTCGTGGGCGTGTTGAAGGGCGCCGTCATGGTGATGGCCGACCTGGCCAGGGCCCTGCACGTGCCGGTGCAGATGGACTGGATGGCGGTGTCGTCGTACGGCGCCGGCACCAAGTCGTCCGGCGTCGTACGCGTGCTGAAAGACCTCGACACCGACATCATGAACCGCCACGTGCTGATCGTGGAGGACATCATCGACTCCGGCCTGACCTTGCACTGGCTGCTGGAAAACCTCAAATCCCGCAACCCGGCGAGCCTGGAGATCTGCACCGCGCTGCGCAAGCCGGATGCGGTGAAGGTGCCGATCGACGTGAAATATGTCGGGTTCGACATTCCCAACGAGTTCGTCATCGGTTATGGCCTCGACTACGCGGAGAGATACCGGAACCTTCCGTTCATCGGGACCCTCGCGCCACACGTTTATAAGTAG